A stretch of Terriglobales bacterium DNA encodes these proteins:
- a CDS encoding type III pantothenate kinase produces the protein MLLVLDVGNTNTVLGVFRSKPDGTFGELRAHWRVSTNKTQTVDEYGVLFRNLFAMAGIDLGPLSGIVVSSVVPPLDTTLREVCEKYFSTKALFIEPGVKTGMPVHYDNPLEVGADRVVNSVAAFEKYGGPCVIVDFGTATTFDAVSAKGEYLGGVICPGIGISAEALFERTARLPRVDTRKPARVIGTNTVASMQSGLFYGYLGLVDGILARLLGELGKDTKVVATGGLAPLIGENSEYIKHVDDLLTLEGLKIIYERNAATAKRRGSAK, from the coding sequence ATGCTTTTGGTCTTAGATGTAGGTAACACCAACACGGTACTCGGCGTATTTCGCTCGAAGCCCGACGGCACATTCGGCGAACTTCGTGCGCACTGGCGCGTCTCCACCAACAAGACACAGACCGTCGACGAATACGGCGTGCTCTTCCGCAATCTGTTCGCGATGGCCGGCATCGATCTCGGCCCGCTCAGCGGAATCGTCGTCTCCTCCGTAGTGCCGCCGCTCGACACCACGTTGCGCGAGGTCTGCGAAAAGTACTTCTCCACGAAGGCGCTCTTCATCGAGCCCGGCGTGAAGACCGGCATGCCCGTTCACTACGACAACCCTCTGGAAGTCGGCGCCGATCGTGTGGTCAACAGCGTTGCCGCCTTCGAGAAGTACGGCGGCCCCTGCGTCATCGTGGACTTCGGCACGGCCACCACCTTCGACGCCGTCTCCGCCAAGGGCGAGTATCTCGGAGGCGTGATTTGTCCCGGCATCGGCATTTCCGCCGAGGCGCTCTTTGAACGGACCGCCCGCCTTCCTCGCGTGGACACCCGTAAGCCTGCTCGCGTGATCGGCACCAACACCGTCGCCAGCATGCAATCGGGCTTGTTCTACGGATACCTCGGACTGGTGGATGGAATCCTCGCCCGTCTGCTCGGCGAATTGGGCAAGGACACGAAGGTGGTCGCCACCGGCGGCCTGGCACCGCTCATCGGCGAAAACTCCGAGTACATCAAACACGTCGACGACCTGCTCACGCTCGAAGGCTTGAAGATCATCTACGAACGGAATGCGGCTACGGCCAAGCGTCGCGGTTCGGCCAAATAG
- a CDS encoding tetratricopeptide repeat protein: MRAILAFLLLTASCLAQNDPRAIYDEALNKLTGGSPNNRDNIRGLDLMTKSADLGYLPAIIALGTIYDESGSNPSKAAEQYQKAINRGSHFAEYLLGRLYFTGAYGGSRRDGEKWLQAAADEGNPFAAYLLGELMLIREAPADAVRWFRVASEQGLPYAQFRLAKLLLSGRVPINKREAYMWLYVAREAGIDVSADLSWVESDLGSSEAAKAKVEARDLNNKVRRAAQPTRCKGWTGELDGLPAIPPFDIQPYCE, encoded by the coding sequence GTGCGTGCGATTCTTGCATTTCTTCTCTTAACGGCGTCGTGCCTGGCGCAGAACGATCCGCGCGCTATCTACGACGAGGCACTGAATAAGCTGACGGGCGGCAGCCCAAATAATCGCGACAACATAAGAGGCTTGGATTTGATGACCAAGTCCGCCGACTTAGGGTACCTGCCGGCCATCATCGCGCTGGGTACGATCTACGATGAGAGCGGCAGTAATCCGAGCAAGGCTGCGGAGCAGTATCAAAAGGCAATTAACCGGGGCAGTCATTTCGCGGAGTACCTATTGGGCAGGCTGTACTTCACCGGTGCGTATGGTGGGAGTCGTCGCGACGGCGAGAAATGGTTGCAGGCGGCAGCGGACGAGGGGAATCCGTTCGCGGCGTATTTGCTGGGGGAATTGATGTTGATTCGGGAAGCTCCAGCGGACGCGGTGCGATGGTTTCGTGTTGCCTCCGAACAGGGACTCCCGTATGCGCAGTTCCGGCTGGCGAAGCTTTTACTTTCCGGTCGAGTTCCGATCAATAAGCGCGAAGCGTATATGTGGCTTTACGTGGCACGGGAGGCAGGCATAGACGTTTCGGCAGATTTGTCGTGGGTGGAATCGGACCTGGGCAGTTCGGAGGCGGCCAAGGCGAAAGTGGAAGCGCGAGACCTGAACAACAAGGTGCGGAGGGCGGCCCAGCCGACACGATGCAAAGGCTGGACAGGCGAGTTGGACGGGTTGCCAGCGATCCCGCCGTTCGATATCCAGCCGTATTGTGAGTAG
- a CDS encoding glycoside hydrolase family 16 protein — protein sequence MITHKFFAVIAALMILTGTLAAQAAAPAGWKLVWSDEFKGNRLDSSKWNVLTREQSKHDELQYYVPDEVYVENGSLRLRSRVRDFGGMHYTSGRVDTSRKFAVTYGRFEIRAKLPGGKGLWPAHWLYPQNRDWAMERLMAAAVAAGDERLIPEERPWYTEIDIMEFLGHETNVVYGTLHYYTFKGEKKATSGTWRGNVDYTKDFHVYALEWEPDAIRWYVDDQLIYTTVNGVPHTPHYLILNTAVGGGWPGNPDNTTVFPQFHDVDYVRVYQRARD from the coding sequence ATGATCACCCACAAATTCTTTGCCGTCATCGCTGCCTTAATGATTTTGACCGGAACTCTCGCGGCCCAGGCCGCTGCGCCCGCTGGATGGAAGCTCGTTTGGAGCGACGAGTTCAAAGGCAATCGTCTCGACTCGAGCAAGTGGAACGTGCTGACGCGCGAACAGAGCAAGCACGACGAACTCCAGTATTACGTTCCCGACGAAGTGTACGTTGAGAATGGATCGCTGCGCTTGCGCAGTCGTGTGCGCGATTTCGGCGGCATGCACTACACCAGCGGACGCGTGGACACCAGCCGCAAGTTCGCCGTCACTTACGGGCGTTTCGAGATCCGCGCCAAGCTTCCCGGCGGCAAGGGACTGTGGCCGGCGCACTGGCTGTATCCGCAGAATCGCGATTGGGCCATGGAACGCCTGATGGCCGCCGCCGTCGCCGCCGGAGACGAGCGACTCATTCCCGAAGAACGTCCCTGGTACACCGAAATCGACATCATGGAATTCCTCGGCCACGAGACCAACGTCGTTTACGGCACGCTGCACTACTACACATTCAAAGGCGAAAAGAAGGCGACTTCCGGCACCTGGCGTGGCAATGTCGATTACACGAAGGACTTTCACGTTTACGCGCTTGAGTGGGAGCCCGACGCAATCCGCTGGTATGTGGACGACCAACTCATCTACACCACTGTGAATGGCGTCCCGCACACGCCACACTACCTGATCCTGAACACCGCTGTCGGCGGAGGTTGGCCCGGCAATCCGGATAACACCACCGTCTTTCCGCAGTTCCACGACGTCGACTACGTGCGGGTGTACCAGCGCGCGCGTGATTGA
- the rlmD gene encoding 23S rRNA (uracil(1939)-C(5))-methyltransferase RlmD — protein MQLTIEKLVYGGDGLARLEQADGKRKTVFVPLVLPGETVEVTLVEERPGFARAKLESVVEPSPSRTASPCPYFGECGGCHYQHAPYEKQLELKSSVLRETVSRIAKVDLPEITLHASPPLHYRNRTRMRLVATPSGESKFVIGYNRLASHRVLPVRECPISSPLINRALQGIWSIAATHEAPAGLAEIEFFADSTDEKLQLEFLTETSADDSTLRAFAREIADAAPAIAGISRIPRPRREHNDTTSAPELDTDITVRATALAGRPDLTYDIAEYKYRVSAGSFFQTNRHLTSKLIELVTNGANGKRALDLYAGVGLFTLPLAKSFERVTSVESAASSFRDLVANAPANVKPIESTTEAFLQKLSGSKPDFVVADPPRSGLGKRVTAALVKLQPREVACVSCDPSTLARDLPALLAAGYRIREAHLVDLFPQTFHIETVLRLVR, from the coding sequence ATGCAACTCACGATCGAAAAACTCGTTTATGGAGGCGACGGCCTCGCGCGCCTTGAGCAGGCAGACGGCAAGCGCAAGACTGTTTTCGTGCCGCTTGTGCTTCCGGGCGAAACCGTGGAAGTGACGTTGGTCGAAGAGCGCCCGGGCTTTGCGCGGGCAAAACTCGAAAGCGTCGTCGAGCCATCTCCGAGTCGCACCGCCTCGCCGTGCCCCTACTTCGGCGAATGCGGCGGATGCCATTACCAGCACGCGCCCTACGAAAAGCAGCTTGAGTTGAAGTCGTCAGTGCTTCGCGAAACAGTCTCGCGCATCGCGAAAGTGGATCTTCCAGAGATCACCTTGCACGCCTCTCCGCCGCTTCACTATCGCAACCGCACTCGCATGAGGTTGGTCGCGACACCCTCCGGCGAATCGAAGTTTGTGATCGGCTACAACCGCCTCGCATCGCATCGCGTCCTGCCGGTTCGCGAATGCCCGATCAGTTCACCGCTCATCAATCGCGCACTCCAGGGGATCTGGTCCATTGCGGCTACGCACGAAGCACCAGCGGGCCTGGCGGAAATCGAGTTCTTTGCCGATTCCACCGACGAAAAACTTCAGCTTGAATTTCTCACGGAAACCTCCGCTGACGACTCGACTCTGAGAGCCTTCGCGCGCGAGATTGCCGATGCGGCCCCTGCCATTGCAGGCATCTCGCGTATCCCGCGTCCCCGCCGCGAGCACAATGACACGACCTCTGCTCCCGAGCTTGACACCGATATCACTGTTCGCGCCACCGCGCTCGCTGGGCGGCCCGATCTCACCTACGACATTGCCGAATACAAATATCGTGTCAGCGCCGGATCGTTTTTCCAGACCAATCGTCACCTCACTTCGAAGCTGATCGAGTTGGTCACGAATGGTGCCAACGGGAAGCGCGCACTCGACCTCTACGCCGGCGTCGGACTTTTCACCTTGCCTCTGGCAAAAAGCTTCGAGCGCGTCACGTCCGTCGAGTCTGCGGCCTCATCGTTCCGCGATCTCGTCGCCAATGCACCCGCCAACGTGAAGCCGATTGAATCCACCACGGAGGCGTTCCTGCAAAAGCTTTCCGGTTCCAAACCGGATTTTGTAGTCGCAGATCCGCCACGCTCAGGCTTGGGGAAACGCGTAACCGCAGCGCTGGTCAAACTTCAGCCGCGTGAAGTGGCTTGCGTGTCTTGCGACCCTTCCACCCTCGCCCGCGACCTGCCCGCCCTGCTTGCTGCCGGATATCGCATTCGCGAAGCTCATCTCGTGGACCTTTTCCCCCAGACATTTCACATCGAAACCGTGCTGCGATTGGTTCGGTGA
- a CDS encoding ComEC/Rec2 family competence protein translates to MLPADHEIRHPRAPMFTFALALGGGILLGNLLWRPPIWLGIFASVCLVSTAILCSKHPRFAWLVAHGAVIALGWIAFVGHASQSAATAADSAINDFLSGQEVTFIGTVQREPGAFASATRNFLQLDLATESLTDATHSRTTHAGIRLNIYSREREDEEAETATASHPRFKYGDRIRVIAKLRPPKNFHNPGALDYESYLRRQGITALGSAKLESIELLGNNSDRIGRWRSYARHSIIARIHQLWPERQAALMDAMLIGERAFIEHDVTADFQRSGTYHVLVVSGMNVGILSLLVFWLLRRLRFGEVIASAATVILAAGYAFLCDGGAPIVRAALMLAIFLIARLMYRDRSPLNALGIAAALVLLFDPAALFDTSFQLTFLCVLVIAGLAVPLFERTSDPWRRGLRHFQSTMFDLSLPPRVVQFRLDLRLLLSRVERFAPEPLMRFLTLRTIGVVLTIWEVFVVSALMQVALVLPMARYFHRATLTALPANILIIPLTGILMPASAAALALSYVSQSLAALPAFIAGLSLHLITGTVHIAGSLRYADLRLPSPSWTASLLSISALAVALLAARRSRRWAVVSLAALIAAAVFLVTRPAAPQISPGQLEVSAIDVGQADSTLLVSPEGRAMLVDAAGPLGFSRSEFDYGENVVSPYLWARGFSRLDVVVISHGHSDHIGGMLSVLNSFRPRELWVSRLPQTPAAERVLTRAQDLGISIRELHAGDELNWSGTHIRVLAPATSDEPGTKPHNNDSLAFRIAYQETAVLLEGDSEKQAERLIALQKPEAVLLKVAHNGSLTSTTPELLDAVQPRYAFISVGARNPFRHPRPEILGRLAQRGIATYRTDTMGALTFLLDGKTVTPPTPR, encoded by the coding sequence GTGCTCCCGGCCGATCACGAGATCCGACATCCTCGTGCTCCGATGTTCACCTTCGCGCTCGCGTTAGGTGGCGGCATTCTATTGGGCAATCTGCTCTGGCGGCCTCCGATTTGGTTGGGGATATTCGCCAGTGTCTGTCTCGTCAGTACCGCGATTCTCTGCTCGAAACATCCACGATTTGCATGGCTTGTTGCTCATGGCGCGGTCATCGCGCTCGGCTGGATTGCTTTCGTCGGACACGCCAGCCAGTCCGCTGCTACCGCTGCTGATTCCGCTATCAACGATTTCCTCTCCGGACAGGAGGTCACGTTCATCGGCACGGTTCAGCGCGAACCCGGCGCATTCGCATCTGCGACCCGTAACTTCCTCCAACTCGATCTTGCGACCGAGTCACTGACCGATGCTACCCACAGTCGCACAACTCACGCTGGAATCCGACTTAACATCTATTCGCGAGAACGCGAGGACGAAGAAGCTGAAACCGCAACCGCTTCCCACCCTCGCTTCAAATATGGCGATCGCATCCGAGTCATCGCGAAACTGAGGCCGCCCAAAAACTTCCACAACCCCGGCGCTCTCGACTACGAATCTTACCTCCGGCGACAGGGCATTACTGCACTCGGATCCGCGAAGCTCGAATCCATCGAGTTGCTGGGCAACAACAGCGACCGGATCGGCCGCTGGCGTTCCTACGCCCGCCACAGCATCATCGCCCGTATTCACCAGCTTTGGCCTGAACGCCAGGCCGCCCTCATGGACGCGATGCTTATCGGCGAACGCGCCTTCATCGAGCATGACGTTACCGCCGACTTCCAGCGCTCGGGCACCTATCACGTCCTCGTCGTCTCCGGCATGAACGTCGGCATTCTCTCGTTGCTGGTTTTCTGGCTTCTGCGCCGGTTGCGATTCGGCGAAGTCATCGCCTCCGCGGCCACCGTCATCCTCGCCGCCGGATACGCCTTCCTCTGCGACGGCGGCGCTCCCATCGTTCGCGCCGCGCTCATGCTCGCCATCTTTCTCATTGCGCGGCTGATGTATCGCGACCGTTCGCCACTCAACGCACTCGGCATTGCCGCTGCTCTCGTGCTTCTGTTTGACCCGGCCGCGCTCTTCGATACCAGCTTTCAACTCACGTTCCTCTGCGTGCTCGTAATCGCCGGACTCGCCGTCCCTCTCTTCGAGCGCACCTCCGACCCGTGGCGTCGCGGACTGCGTCACTTCCAGTCCACCATGTTCGACCTGTCCCTTCCGCCGCGCGTAGTGCAGTTCCGTCTCGATCTGCGCTTGCTCCTTTCACGCGTGGAGAGGTTCGCTCCCGAACCGCTGATGCGCTTCCTGACGCTTCGCACTATCGGCGTAGTGCTCACTATCTGGGAAGTGTTCGTAGTTTCCGCCTTGATGCAGGTTGCGCTCGTGCTGCCAATGGCCCGCTATTTCCATCGGGCCACGCTCACTGCTCTGCCCGCGAACATCCTCATCATTCCGCTCACCGGCATCCTGATGCCTGCTTCCGCCGCCGCGCTCGCGCTCTCTTACGTTTCGCAATCGCTCGCGGCTTTGCCGGCATTCATCGCTGGACTGTCACTGCATCTGATCACCGGAACCGTTCACATCGCCGGATCACTTCGCTACGCCGACCTCCGACTGCCATCGCCATCGTGGACGGCATCTCTACTCTCCATCTCCGCGCTTGCTGTCGCTCTCCTCGCGGCGCGCCGCTCCCGCCGATGGGCCGTCGTCTCCCTCGCCGCTCTCATCGCTGCGGCTGTCTTCCTCGTCACCCGTCCGGCCGCGCCTCAAATCTCTCCCGGCCAACTGGAAGTTTCCGCCATCGACGTCGGCCAAGCCGATTCCACGCTCCTTGTCTCACCCGAAGGACGCGCCATGCTCGTCGACGCCGCCGGTCCGCTCGGTTTCAGCCGATCCGAATTCGACTACGGCGAGAACGTCGTTTCCCCTTACCTCTGGGCACGCGGCTTCTCCCGCCTCGACGTCGTCGTCATCTCCCACGGACACTCCGACCATATCGGTGGCATGCTGTCCGTCCTTAACAGCTTCCGTCCGCGCGAACTCTGGGTCAGCCGTCTTCCGCAGACTCCCGCCGCCGAGCGAGTCCTTACCCGTGCGCAGGACCTCGGAATCTCCATTCGCGAATTGCACGCCGGAGACGAACTCAATTGGTCCGGCACACACATTCGCGTCCTCGCTCCCGCAACTTCAGACGAGCCGGGCACGAAGCCGCACAATAACGATTCACTCGCTTTTCGGATTGCTTATCAGGAAACTGCGGTTCTGCTGGAAGGAGATTCTGAAAAACAGGCAGAGCGCCTGATTGCGCTTCAGAAACCGGAAGCCGTTCTACTGAAGGTGGCCCACAACGGTAGCCTCACCTCTACCACGCCCGAGCTGCTCGATGCCGTACAG